From one Pseudoliparis swirei isolate HS2019 ecotype Mariana Trench chromosome 5, NWPU_hadal_v1, whole genome shotgun sequence genomic stretch:
- the glulb gene encoding glutamine synthetase, with protein sequence MATSTSSKLSKAVKQHYMELPQGDKVQAMYIWIDGSGEGLRCKTRTLDCEPKTIEDLPEWNFDGSSTYQSEGSNSDMFLIPAAMFRDPFRKDPNKLVLCEVLKYNRKPAETNLRQTCKRIMSMVENNRPWFGMEQEYTLLGTDGHPFGWPSNGFPGPQGPYYCGVGADKAYGRDIVEAHYRACLYAEVDICGTNAEVMPAQWEFQIGTCEGINMGDHLWVARFILHRVCEDFGVVVSFDPKPISGNWNGAGCHTNFSTKEMREDGGLKIIEESIDRMAKRHMYHIRAYDPKGGLDNARRLTGHHETSSIDAFSAGVANRGASIRIPRLVGQDKKGYFEDRRPSANCDPYIVTEAIVRTCLLKEEGEEPTDHSK encoded by the exons ATGGCCACCTCAACAAGTTCGAAGCTGAGCAAAGCTGTAAAGCAGCATTACATGGAACTCCCTCAGGGGGACAAGGTCCAGGCCATGTACATCTGGATCGACGGTTCCGGAGAGGGACTGCGCTGCAAGACCAGAACTTTGGATTGTGAACCCAAGACCATCGAGG ATCTTCCCGAGTGGAACTTTGATGGCTCCAGCACGTACCAGTCAGAGGGCTCCAACAGCGACATGTTCCTGATCCCCGCCGCCATGTTCAGGGACCCGTTCAGAAAAGACCCCAACAAGCTGGTGCTCTGTGAGGTGCTCAAGTACAACCGCAAGCCCGCAG AGACTAACCTGCGCCAGACCTGTAAACGGATCATGAGCATGGTGGAGAATAATCGCCCGTGGTTCGGCATGGAGCAGGAGTACACTCTCCTGGGCACGGATGGACATCCCTTCGGCTGGCCCTCCAACGGCTTCCCGGGTCCACAAG GGCCATATTACTGTGGAGTGGGAGCCGATAAAGCGTACGGACGAGACATAGTGGAGGCGCATTACAGAGCCTGTCTGTACGCTGAGGTTGACATCTGTGGCACCAATGCTGAAGTCATGCCCGCTCAG TGGGAGTTCCAGATCGGGACCTGTGAAGGTATCAACATGGGGGACCATCTGTGGGTCGCTCGCTTCATCCTTCACAGAGTGTGCGAGGATTTCGGCGTGGTGGTCTCCTTTGACCCCAAACCAATCTCGGGGAACTGGAACGGCGCCGGCTGCCACACCAACTTCAGCACCAAGGAGATGCGAGAGGACGGCGGACTGAA AATCATTGAGGAGTCCATCGACAGGATGGCGAAGAGACACATGTATCACATCCGGGCCTACGACCCCAAAGGTGGGCTCGACAATGCCAGACGCCTCACCGGTCACCACGAAACCTCGAGCATCGACGCCTTCTCGGCCGGCGTGGCCAATCGGGGCGCCAGCATTCGCATTCCTCGCTTGGTCGGGCAGGACAAGAAGGGCTACTTCGAGGACCGCCGTCCGTCCGCCAACTGCGACCCGTACATCGTCACGGAGGCGATTGTGCGCACGTGTTTACTcaaagaagagggagaggagcccACAGATCACAGCAAATGA